The Alkalihalobacillus sp. LMS6 genomic interval GGCTGGAACATAGGCAAATCCGTGTTCCGTGAAGGCTGAGCTGTGACCGTGAAGGACCCAAGGGTCCGAAATCCCTGATCCTCCGCTGCCGAGAAAAGCCTCTAGTTAGAATACAGGTGCCCGTACCGCAAACCGACACAGGTAGGCGAGAAGAGAATTCTAAGACGCTCGGGAGAACTCTCGTTAAGGAACTCGGCAAAATGACCCCGTAACTTCGGGAGAAGGGGTGCTCTATTAAGGTGAATAGCCTGAGAGAGCCGCAGTGAATAGATCCAAGCGACTGTTTAGCAAAAACACAGGTCTCTGCCAAGCCGCAAGGCGAAGTATAGGGGCTGACACCTGCCCGGTGCTGGAAGGTTAAGAGGAGGGGTTATCCCGTAAGGGAGAAGCTCTGAATTGAAGCCCCAGTAAACGGCGGCCGTAACTATAACGGTCCTAAGGTAGCGAAATTCCTTGTCGGGTAAGTTCCGACCCGCACGAATGGTGCAACGACTTGGATACTGTCTCAACGAGAGACCCGGTGAAATTATAGTACCTGTGAAGATGCAGGTTACCCGCGACAGGACGGAAAGACCCCATGGAGCTTTACTGTAGCTTGATAGTGAGTGTTGGTACCATTTGTACAGGATAGGTAGGAGCCTAGGAAACCGGAGCGCTAGCTTCGGTGGAGGCGTCGGTGGGATACTACCCTGATGGTGCTGACATTCTAACCTCGACCCGTGATCCGGGTCAGGGACATTGTCAGGTGGGCAGTTTGACTGGGGCGGTCGCCTCCTAAACAGTAACGGAGGCGCCCAAAGGTTCCCTCAGAATGGTTGGAAATCATTCGTAGAGTGCAAAGGCATAAGGGAGCTTGACTGCGAGACCTACAAGTCGAGCAGGGACGAAAGTCGGGCTTAGTGATCCGGCGGTGCCGTATGGAAGGGCCGTCGCTCAACGGATAAAAGCTACCCTGGGGATAACAGGCTTATCTCCCCCAAGAGTCCACATCGACGGGGAGGTTTGGCACCTCGATGTCGGCTCGTCGCATCCTGGGGCTGAAGTAGGTCCCAAGGGTTGGGCTGTTCGCCCATTAAAGCGGCACGCGAGCTGGGTTCAGAACGTCGTGAGACAGTTCGGTCCCTATCCGTCGCGGGCGTAGGAAATTTGAGAGGAGCTGTCCTTAGTACGAGAGGACCGGGATGGACATACCGCTGGTGTACCAGTTGTTCCGCCAGGAGCATCGCTGGGTAGCTACGTATGGACGGGATAAGTGCTGAAAGCATCTAAGCATGAAGCCCCCCTCAAGATGAGATTTCCCATGGCGTAAGCCAGTAAGACCCCTTAGAGATGATGAGGTTGATAGGTCAGAAGTGGAAGTGTGGCGACACATGGAGCGGACTGATACTAATCGGTCGAGGGCTTATCCTAAATTTTTCTTGACTTGAGTTTGATTTCTAGATTTAGTTTTGAAAGAATCGTTGATTCTTTTACCTTTGACAACGAGAAACAAGACGAAGAGATTCGTCGTTGATCGAACGTCAACATAGTCTGGTGGCAATAGCAAAGAGGTCACACCCGTTCCCATGCCGAACACGGTCGTTAAGCTCTTTTGCGCCGATGGTAGTTGGGGGCTTCCCCCTGTGAGAGTAGGACGTTGCCAGGCTTACATATTTTCTTTGTTATTTGAAAACAAGATAATACGTTGGAGGATTAGCTCAGCTGGGAGAGCACCTGCCTTACAAGCAGGGGGTCGGCGGTTCGATCCCGTCATCCTCCACCATGTGCCGGTCTAGCTCAATTGGTAGAGCAACTGACTTGTAATCAGTAGGTTGGGGGTTCAAGTCCTCTGGCCGGCACCATGTTTCTTGAAGTCAGAGCCATTAGCTCAGTTGGTAGAGCATCTGACTTTTAATCAGAGGGTCGAAGGTTCGAATCCTTCATGGCTCACCATATATTTGCGGGTGTGGCGGAATTGGCAGACGCGCTAGACTTAGGATCTAGTGTCTTTATGACGTGGGGGTTCAAGTCCCTTCACCCGCACTCACAATTACTAATTGTGTGCGGAAGTAGTTCAGTGGTAGAACACCACCTTGCCAAGGTGGGGGTCGCGAGTTCGAATCTCGTCTTCCGCTTTTGCCAATTAATTTTGCCGGGGTGGTGGAATTGGCAGACACACAGGACTTAAAATCCTGCGGTTGGTGACAACCGTGCCGGTTCAAGTCCGGCCCTCGGCACCATTTTAATTTAATATGCGCCCGTAGCTCAATTGGATAGAGTACTTGACTACGAATCAAGCGGTTAGAGGTTCGACTCCTCTCGGGCGCGCCATTACGGGAAGTAGCTCAGCTTGGTAGAGCACTTGGTTTGGGACCAAGGGGTCGCAGGTTCAAATCCTGTCTTCCCGACCACTGAATGGGGCCTTAGCTCAGCTGGGAGAGCGCCTGCTTTGCACGCAGGAGGTCAGCGGTTCGATCCCGCTAGGCTCCACCAAAAAACTTTTTCAAAAAAGTATTTGACATTCAAAACGATGTCATGTAGAGTACTAAGAGTCGCCAAGAGAGATCGAGGCGCAAACGAGTTCTTTGAAAACTGAACAAAAGCCAAGCGTAAAAGAGATACAAGGTATCTCGTCAATGAAGTTAGACACAGCTTTAAATTGTGCAAATGAGCAAGTCAAACACTTTTAACGGAGAGTTTGATCCTGGCTCAGGACGAACGCTGGCGGCGTGCCTAATACATGCAAGTCGAGCGGACAGAAGGGAGCTTGCTCCCGGAAGTTAGCGGCGGACGGGTGAGTAACACGTAGGTAACCTGCCCCTTAGACTGGGATAACTCCGGGAAACCGGAGCTAATACGGGATAATAAAGAGAATCGCCTGATTTTCTTTTGAAAGACGGCGTTTAGCTGTCACTAAGGGATGGACCTGCGGCGCATTAGCTAGTTGGTAAGGTAACGGCTTACCAAGGCGACGATGCGTAGCCGACCTGAGAGGGTGATCGGCCACACTGGGACTGAGACACGGCCCAGACTCCTACGGGAGGCAGCAGTAGGGAATCTTCCGCAATGGACGAAAGTCTGACGGAGCAACGCCGCGTGAGTGAGGAAGGCCTTCGGGTCGTAAAGCTCTGTTGTGAGGGAAGAACAAGTGCCGGCGTAACTACCGGCACCTTGACGGTACCTCACCAGAAAGCCACGGCTAACTACGTGCCAGCAGCCGCGGTAATACGTAGGTGGCAAGCGTTGTCCGGAATTATTGGGCGTAAAGCGCGCGCAGGCGGCTTCTTAAGTCTGATGTGAAATCTCGGGGCTCAACCCCGAGCGGCCATTGGAAACTGGGGAGCTTGAGTGCAGAAGAGGAGAGTGGAATTCCACGTGTAGCGGTGAAATGCGTAGATATGTGGAGGAACACCAGTGGCGAAGGCGACTCTCTGGTCTGTAACTGACGCTGAGGCGCGAAAGCGTGGGGAGCAAACAGGATTAGATACCCTGGTAGTCCACGCCGTAAACGATGAGTGCTAGGTGTTAGGGGTTTCGATGCCCGTAGTGCCGAAGTAAACACATTAAGCACTCCGCCTGGGGAGTACGGCCGCAAGGCTGAAACTCAAAGGAATTGACGGGGACCCGCACAAGCAGTGGAGCATGTGGTTTAATTCGAAGCAACGCGAAGAACCTTACCAGGTCTTGACATCCTTTGACCACTCTGGAGACAGAGCTTCCCCTTCGGGGGCAAAGTGACAGGTGGTGCATGGTTGTCGTCAGCTCGTGTCGTGAGATGTTGGGTTAAGTCCCGCAACGAGCGCAACCCTTGATCTTAGTTGCCAGCATTTAGTTGGGCACTCTAAGGTGACTGCCGGTGACAAACCGGAGGAAGGTGGGGACGACGTCAAATCATCATGCCCCTTATGACCTGGGCTACACACGTGCTACAATGGATGGTACAAAGGGCAGCGAAGCCGTGAGGTGGAGCCAATCCCATAAAGCCATTCTCAGTTCGGATTGCAGGCTGCAACTCGCCTGCATGAAGCCGGAATTGCTAGTAATCGCGGATCAGCATGCCGCGGTGAATACGTTCCCGGGTCTTGTACACACCGCCCGTCACACCACGAGAGTTTGTAACACCCGAAGTCGGTGAGGTAACCTTTTGGAGCCAGCCGCCTAAGGTGGGACAAATGATTGGGGTGAAGTCGTAACAAGGTAGCCGTATCGGAAGGTGCGGCTGGATCACCTCCTTTCTATGGAGTATTTACTCTAGTCGATATATGACCGTTGGTCATATAACGCTTCGGATCTTTTGTTCAGTTTTGAATGAACTCAAATTCATTCATCTATAGCCTAATAGGGTATGGAACCAAGCTAGATGCCTGGTACCGATCTCTGTAGGCAGGTTCTTTGAAAACTAAATCTAAAATCAACTCAAATTAAGTTTTGTTCATCGGTTTTAAACTGTTTGAACGAGACGTCAAGAATTCATAAACCTTTTAGGTTAACTGTTTTACAAAGAGACCCGAGTAGATCAAGGATGGGAAATGCTTGATGGAAGGAGCGTAGTTGTCTACGTGACTGACAGAAAGACAGGAACCAGACGAAGAGATACGAAGGGAATCTGATGTAAAAATGGATAAGTTAGAAAGGGCGCACGGTGAATGCCTTGGCACTAGGAGCCGATGAAGGACGCGACGAACAGCGATATGCTTCGGGGAGCTGTAAGTAAGCTTTGATCCGGAGATTTCCGAATGGGGGAACCCACCATCCGTAATGGGATGGTACTCTTACCTGAACACATAGGGTAGGTAGAGGCAGACCCGGGGAACTGAAACATCTAAGTACCCGGAGGAAGAGAAAGCAAATGCGATTTCCTGAGTAGCGGCGAGCGAAACGGAATCAGCCCAAACCAAGAGGCTTGCCTCTTGGGGTTGTAGGACACTCTATACGGAGTTACAAAGAAACGGAGTAGGTGAACTGTCTGGAAAGACAGGCCGAAGAAGGTAACAGCCCTGTAGCTGAAACTTCGTTTCCTCCAGAGTGGATCCTGAGTACGGCGGGACACGTGAAACCCCGTCGGAATCCGGGAGGACCATCTCCCAAGGCTAAATACTCCCTAGTGACCGATAGTGAACCAGTACCGTGAGGGAAAGGTGAAAAGCACCCCGGAAGGGGAGTGAAAGAGATCCTGAAACCGTGTGCCTACAACTAGTCAGAGCCCGTTAATGGGTGATGGCGTGCCTTTTGTAGAATGAACCGGCGAGTTACGATAACGTGCAAGGTTAAGCTGATGAGGCGGAGCCGCAGCGAAAGCGAGTCTGAATAGGGCGAGTGAGTACGTTGTCGTAGACCCGAAACCGGGTGATCTACCCATGTCCAGGGTGAAGGTCGGGTAACACCGACTGGAGGCCCGAACCCACGCATGTTGAAAAATGCGGGGATGAGGTGTGGGTAGGGGTGAAATGCCAATCGAACTCGGAAATAGCTGGTTCTCCCCGAAATAGCTTTAGGGCTAGCCTCGAGTGATGAGTTTTGGAGGTAGAGCACTGATTGGACGAGGGGTCCCCACAGGATTACCGAATTCAGTCAAACTCCGAATGCCAAAAACTTTAACTCGGGAGTCAGACTGCGAGTGCTAAGATCCGTAGTCAAGAGGGAAACAGCCCAGACCATCAGCTAAGGTCCCCAAGTATACGTTAAGTGGAAAAGGATGTGGAGTTGCTTAGACAACCAGGATGTTGGCTTAGAAGCAGCCATCATTGAAAGAGTGCGTAATAGCTCACTGGTCGAGTGACTCTGCGCCGAAAATGTACCGGGGCTAAACGTATCACCGAAGCTATGGCAATCCCAGTAGGGATTGGGTAGGGGAGCGTTCCAAGGACAGCGAAGCTAGATCGTGAGGACTAGTGGAGTGCTTGGAAGTGAGAATGCCGGTATGAGTAGCGAAAAGAGGGGTGAGAATCCCCTCCGTCGAAAGCCCAAGGTTTCCTGAGGAAGGCTCGTCCGCTCAGGGTTAGTCGGGACCTAAGCCGAGGCTGAAAAGCGTAGGCGATGGACAACAGGTTGATATTCCTGTACCACCTCGTATTTGTTTGAACGATGGGGGGACGCAGAAAGGTAGGGTGAGCGCGCCGCTGGCTGTGCGCGTCGAAGCATGCAAGGCTGGAACATAGGCAAATCCGTGTTCCGTGAAGGCTGAGCTGTGACCGTGAAGGACCCAAGGGTCCGAAATCCCTGATCCTCCGCTGCCGAGAAAAGCCTCTAGTTAGAATACAGGTGCCCGTACCGCAAACCGACACAGGTAGGCGAGAAGAGAATTCTAAGACGCTCGGGAGAACTCTCGTTAAGGAACTCGGCAAAATGACCCCGTAACTTCGGGAGAAGGGGTGCTCTATTAAGGTGAATAGCCTGAGAGAGCCGCAGTGAATAGATCCAAGCGACTGTTTAGCAAAAACACAGGTCTCTGCCAAGCCGCAAGGCGAAGTATAGGGGCTGACACCTGCCCGGTGCTGGAAGGTTAAGAGGAGGGGTTATCCCGTAAGGGAGAAGCTCTGAATTGAAGCCCCAGTAAACGGCGGCCGTAACTATAACGGTCCTAAGGTAGCGAAATTCCTTGTCGGGTAAGTTCCGACCCGCACGAATGGTGCAACGACTTGGATACTGTCTCAACGAGAGACCCGGTGAAATTATAGTACCTGTGAAGATGCAGGTTACCCGCGACAGGACGGAAAGACCCCATGGAGCTTTACTGTAGCTTGATAGTGAGTGTTGGTACCATTTGTACAGGATAGGTAGGAGCCTAGGAAACCGGAGCGCTAGCTTCGGTGGAGGCGTCGGTGGGATACTACCCTGATGGTGCTGACATTCTAACCTCGACCCGTGATCCGGGTCAGGGACATTGTCAGGTGGGCAGTTTGACTGGGGCGGTCGCCTCCTAAACAGTAACGGAGGCGCCCAAAGGTTCCCTCAGAATGGTTGGAAATCATTCGTAGAGTGCAAAGGCATAAGGGAGCTTGACTGCGAGACCTACAAGTCGAGCAGGGACGAAAGTCGGGCTTAGTGATCCGGCGGTGCCGTATGGAAGGGCCGTCGCTCAACGGATAAAAGCTACCCTGGGGATAACAGGCTTATCTCCCCCAAGAGTCCACATCGACGGGGAGGTTTGGCACCTCGATGTCGGCTCGTCGCATCCTGGGGCTGAAGTAGGTCCCAAGGGTTGGGCTGTTCGCCCATTAAAGCGGCACGCGAGCTGGGTTCAGAACGTCGTGAGACAGTTCGGTCCCTATCCGTCGCGGGCGTAGGAAATTTGAGAGGAGCTGTCCTTAGTACGAGAGGACCGGGATGGACATACCGCTGGTGTACCAGTTGTTCCGCCAGGAGCATCGCTGGGTAGCTACGTATGGACGGGATAAGTGCTGAAAGCATCTAAGCATGAAGCCCCCCTCAAGATGAGATTTCCCATGGCGTAAGCCAGTAAGACCCCTTAGAGATGATGAGGTTGATAGGTCAGAAGTGGAAGTGTGGCGACACATGGAGCGGACTGATACTAATCGGTCGAGGGCTTATCCTAATTTTTTCTTGACGTGAGTTTGATTTCTAGATTTAGTTTTGAAAGAATCGTTGATTCTTTTACCTTTGACAACGAGAAACAAGACGAAGAGATTCGCCGTTGATCGAACGTCAACATAGTCTGGTGGCAATAGCAAAGAGGTCACACCCGTTCCCATGCCGAACACGGTCGTTAAGCTCTTTTGCGCCGATGGTAGTTGGGGGCTTCCCCCTGTGAGAGTAGGACGTTGCCAGGCAAGCAGAAAGACACCTGAATAGGTGTCTTTTTTTTGTATAGAGAGGCGCAAAAGAGCTGCGCTTCGAAAGAAGCGAAATGAAGAAGCAAGCACATAGAGTGAATTTCGTAAGGCGACATGGAATCGCAACCTTGAAATCGCTTCGTGCGAACCGACCCCGTAGGAAATCATGACGGAGCCAAAGGACGTTGCCAGGCAAGCAGAGAGACACCTGAATAGGTGTCTTTTTTTTGTATAGAGAGGCGCAAAAGAGCTGCGCTTCGAAGAAGCGAAATGAAGAAGCAAGCACATAGATCGAATAAAGAACGAACCTAGATCCATCATGAATAAACATCAGGGAAAGACATCGTGCCCTCCTGTGAGACGAAAGGGTCGTTTTCGTAGAACGTCGTGAAGGACCTATCGTAAAAAGAACGTGTGAAGCATCCCCGTAGAAAATCATGACGGAGCCAAAGGACGATGCAACGAGTTAACCTATTTTTCGTTAAACTCTTTTTCTAACGTCGCATACCTATAGTCAAAAATCTCTTCTAACCGGTTCTTTACCATTAAACGACGAGCGATTTCCCCAAGAAATGAAAAGGGTAGGCTATAGTGAACAATGTCAACCATAGTGACTCCTTCTTCTGTTTCTGAAAAAAGGTGCTGATGATGCCAAAGCTTAAAAGGACCAAAACGCTGCTCATCAATAAAGTAAGACTGATCTTCAACTTGTGTAATCTCCGTTACCCAAGTTAGGGGAATTGATAAAAGAGGGCTCACTTTATAAGTAATCAATTGGCCAGTATAAATCGTTTTTCCGGGATCGTTTGTAATTGTAAAATTCATATAGCTAGGCGTAATCGCTTGAAGATTTTTAGCACTAGAGAAAAATTCCCAGGCTTGATCAAGCGTTATGTTCAAATGCTGTTCGCGTTTTAATATGTGTACTCGCATAAATATCCACCTTCCTAACAAACAGAATTACCCTTTTCAAAAAAAGTAAAACAATCTACCGGAGATAGGTCTAGAAGTAGAGACTTTGGCGATAATAGAAAAGAGTTAGTTGTTGAAGTTTTTTAGTAAACAGCTTATAATAAAGTTATTAATAGTCAAATATAGTCAAAGTCAATGTTGTCCTTTACTAGGAGGGTTGATTTATGAGCAATATAACGGACTTAATTGAACAATATTTAAAAATGACATTGACTCGTAGTGGCAAAGAGCTGCTGGAAATAAAGCGAAGCGAGCTTGCAAAACAGTTTCAATGTGTACCTTCGCAGATCAATTATGTGATTAGTACACGCTTTACTTTGGAAAAAGGCTATGTAGTGGAAAGTAAGCGTGGTGGTGGCGGCTATATACGGATAACAAAAGTAGAGTCCCATGAAGACGCCGCTTTATTTGATCATATGCAACAGTTAATTGGCTTGAAAATTGATCAACAAACAGCTCAAAATATTGTTTTTCGTCTCTTTGAAGAAGACGCCATAACAAAACGTGAAGCGAAGCTAATGTCTAGTATTTTAGAAAGAGAGCTTTATAAGTCGACCATTGAACATCGAGATGAAATACGAGCAAATCTTTTAAAAGCGATGATTGAGACGCTTAAGTATACAGAAAATCGGTAATAGATAAAGGGGTGATGATGATGGTATGCCAAGAGTGTAATGTGCGACAAGCGACATTGCATTTCACAAAAATTGTTAATGGAAAGAAAACAGAGATGCATGTATGTGAACACTGCGCAAGAGAAAAAGGCGAGGCTATACCGGGAAGTGACAGTTTCTCTATCCACCACCTTTTTTCTGGCCTATTTAATACAGAGGACAATGGCTCTTCGCAGAGAGATACAAATGAAAAAGCTGCATTAAAATGTCCTAATTGTGGACTAAGCTATGAAAAATTTCTTCACGTTGGTCGCTTTGGTTGTGCGACTTGTTATGATACATTTTCAAACAAACTCTCCTCAGTTTTTCGCAGAGTACATGGTGGAAATAATAAGCATAGCGGGAAAATCCCAAAACGAATTGGTGAATCAATTCAAATCGAGCAACGAATTGAAGAAATGCGAGCAACCTTAAATGAACATATTCAAAAAGAAGAATTTGAAAAGGCTGCAGAACTTCGAGATGAAATTAGGGCATTGTCGAAGCGGAAAGACCGCCCTAAAGAGGGAGGGGAAGACGAGTGAGTTTAAATCAATTCTTAGAGCATGCGATTAGTCCTTGGATGAAAAAAGACGGGGTCGAATCGGATATTGTTTTAAGTAGCCGAATAAGATTAGCAAGAAACATGAACGCGTTCTCCTTCCCGCTTTTATCATCAAAAGAAGAAGCCTATACAGTTACTCAGTACGTGAAAGAAGCGTTAGCATCGACACAAAGCAATGCACTTGGAAATGCAGAAATGTTAACAATGGATGAAATGAAAACAAATGATAAACGAATGCTTGTAGAAAAACATCTCATTAGTCCACATTTAGCAGAGCGGTCTAAGCATGGCGCGGTTTTATTAAGTAAAGACGAGTCTGTAAGTATTATGGTGAATGAAGAAGATCATCTTCGTATACAAGTTCTAACATCAGGGTTTGACCTTGAACATGGGTTTCAAGCTGCAAGTTCTTTAGATGATTGGATGGAGTCTCACCTTACTTATGCATACGATAAACAGTATGGGTACCTAACTAGTTGTCCGACAAATGTTGGTACAGGGATGCGTGCATCGGTCATGATGCATTTACCTGCTCTCGCCATTACCCAGCAATTACAACGTATCTTGCCAGCAATTAATCAATTGGGTCTCGTTGTTAGAGGAATTTATGGAGAAGGTAGCGAAGCATTAGGGAATTTATTTCAAATCTCAAATCAAATGACGCTAGGTAAATCAGAACAAGATATTATTGATGAACTTCAAGGCGTTGTGAAGCAACTGATTCAACAAGAGCGGTCAGCCCGTGGTTCATTACTCGATCATTCATATTTGAAACTTATGGATCGTGTCCACAGATCGCTTGGAATCCTTTCCCATAGTTATGTGATTGATTCAAAAGAAGCGACAAGACGTTTATCTGACGTCAGATTGGGAATTGATTTAGGATTAATTGAAGGGATTTCAGCTAGTATCTTAAATGAATTAATGATTGTGACCCAGCCTGGATTTTTACAAAGATATGCTGAAACAGTCTTATCGCCTGATCAACGAGACGAGAGGCGAGCGACATTAATTAGAGAACGATTAAAATTAGAAGACAATAACGAGTAATACAATTCCTCTGGAGGTGTCATTATTTATGATGTTTGGAAGATTTTCTGAGCGTGCACAAAAGGTATTAGCTCTTTCACAAGAAGAAGCAATTCGCTTGAGCCATCATAATATTGGAACGGAACATATCTTGTTAGGTTTGATTCGTGAAGGTGAAGGAATTGCGGCCAAAGCTCTTCAGCAGCTTGGCTTAGGATCAGATAAACTCCAAAAAGAAGTAGAAGGATTAGTAGGGAAGGGCCAAGAAGTACAAAAAAGTATTCATAGTACCCCTCACTACACACCTCGAGCAAAAAAAGTTATTGAACTCTCAATGGATGAAGCAAGAAAATTAGGTCATT includes:
- a CDS encoding protein arginine kinase yields the protein MSLNQFLEHAISPWMKKDGVESDIVLSSRIRLARNMNAFSFPLLSSKEEAYTVTQYVKEALASTQSNALGNAEMLTMDEMKTNDKRMLVEKHLISPHLAERSKHGAVLLSKDESVSIMVNEEDHLRIQVLTSGFDLEHGFQAASSLDDWMESHLTYAYDKQYGYLTSCPTNVGTGMRASVMMHLPALAITQQLQRILPAINQLGLVVRGIYGEGSEALGNLFQISNQMTLGKSEQDIIDELQGVVKQLIQQERSARGSLLDHSYLKLMDRVHRSLGILSHSYVIDSKEATRRLSDVRLGIDLGLIEGISASILNELMIVTQPGFLQRYAETVLSPDQRDERRATLIRERLKLEDNNE
- a CDS encoding SRPBCC family protein — its product is MRVHILKREQHLNITLDQAWEFFSSAKNLQAITPSYMNFTITNDPGKTIYTGQLITYKVSPLLSIPLTWVTEITQVEDQSYFIDEQRFGPFKLWHHQHLFSETEEGVTMVDIVHYSLPFSFLGEIARRLMVKNRLEEIFDYRYATLEKEFNEK
- a CDS encoding UvrB/UvrC motif-containing protein; protein product: MRQATLHFTKIVNGKKTEMHVCEHCAREKGEAIPGSDSFSIHHLFSGLFNTEDNGSSQRDTNEKAALKCPNCGLSYEKFLHVGRFGCATCYDTFSNKLSSVFRRVHGGNNKHSGKIPKRIGESIQIEQRIEEMRATLNEHIQKEEFEKAAELRDEIRALSKRKDRPKEGGEDE
- a CDS encoding CtsR family transcriptional regulator; the protein is MSNITDLIEQYLKMTLTRSGKELLEIKRSELAKQFQCVPSQINYVISTRFTLEKGYVVESKRGGGGYIRITKVESHEDAALFDHMQQLIGLKIDQQTAQNIVFRLFEEDAITKREAKLMSSILERELYKSTIEHRDEIRANLLKAMIETLKYTENR